The Coriobacteriia bacterium nucleotide sequence CAAGAGGCCCTCGCGGCGCTCCTCGCGGCGCGCGCGGCGGCGCGCACGGAGCGCCACTGGGCCGCCGCCGACGCCGTCCGTGACGGGCTGGCGTCGCTGGGCTTCGTCATCGAGGACACCCCCGGCGGCTCGCGCGCGGTCTTCCGGCCGGAGGGGTGAGGCGGTGGGTGAGGGGCGCCGAGGAGGAGCCCCGCAGGGCTCGCCCCCCGCGACGATCGAGGGCAGGAACCCCGTGCTGGAGGCGCTGCGGTCCAGCCTGCCTGTCTCCCGTGTGACCTTCGCGGCCGGGCTGCGGCCCGACCGCACGCTGGACGAGATCGAGCGGCTCGCCGCAGAGGCGGGCGCGGTCGTGACGCGGTCTCCGCGGGAGGCGCTCGACCGGCGGAGCGAGCGGGGCGGCCACCAGGGCGTGATCGCCGAGGTCGCTCCTTACGTCTACGCGGAGCTCGACCCGGTCCTGACATCCGCCGAGGGGTCGGCGACGAGCCTGCTGGTCGCGCTGGACCACGTGCTGGACCCCGGCAACCTCGGCGCGGTGGCACGTAGCGCGGAGGTCGCCGGCGCCGGTGCCCTCATCGTCCCCCGCCGGCGCAGCGCGCCGGTGACCGCCGCCGCCCACAAGGCCGCCGCCGGCGCCCTGGCCTACCTGCCGGTCGTGCGCGTGACCAACCTCGCCAGGGCTCTGAAGGAGGTCAAGCGGCACGGCTACTGGGTGGCCGGCGCCAGCCAGGACGCGGAGCGCACGGTGTGGGAGTCGCCGATGGAAGGGCGGCTGTGCATCGTTCTGGGCGGCGAGGGGACCGGGCTCTCCAGGCTGGTGGAGGAGACGTGTGATTTCACCGTCCGGCTGCCGGTCGCCGGCCGGGTCGACTCGCTGAACGTGGCCCAGGCGGCGACCGCGCTCGCCTTCGAGTGGGTCCGGCGCACGGCGCAGGGGTCGTGAGCACGATGGCAGCCCTGCCCTGGCTGATCGTCGACGGGTACAACGTCATCGGCTCCCGGCTCCCGATGCACGAGCTCGAGGCCGAGGACCTCGACGCCGCCCGAGAGCGGCTGGTCGCCCGCGTGGCCGCCTTCGCGCACGGAAGGTACCGCGCGGTCGTCGTCTTCGATGCCGCGGGCAACCCGCGCTCCGACGGGACTCCGCGGCACGTCGTCGGGGTCGCCGTCATCTTCACGCGGGCGGGTCACCAGGCCGACGAGGTGATCGAGGGTCTCGCGCGACGGGCACGCGAGCGCGGCGAGGCGGTGACGGTGGCGACTTCAGACGCGGACACGCAGTGGACGGTGCTGGGGGAGGGAGCGCTGCGGATGTCCGCGCGCGAACTGGAGCAGGCTATGGACGAACGCGCGGGGTCGGGGGCGGGCGAGGCGAGGCTCGGTAGCGCCAGGGCCGCCATCGGGGAGCGCGTGGACGCCGAGACGAGGCGGCGACTGGCGATGTGGGCGAGGGGGCGGGCGTAGCGACGCCGTGACCGGCGACTTCGTTAGTTCTCGCCGGAAGTCGTTCGCTCATGCGCGAACCTGGTGCTGGGGCGCCCTTCCAGTCAGACTTCTTCAGCTTCGTGTCCATTCGTTGACAGTTAGCGATTCGTGCGTTTATGTTCAAACTAGCCTCGAACCTCACGCCTCGCTACGGCGATGCTCCCCTCGGATCAAGCGCCTAGGGGTAGTCGCGGAGGGAAAGTGAATGCCGGCACAAACGGGGATGCTGCGCTCCAAGAACGTCTCGCGAGACGTCGAAATGGCTCTGGTCCTAGCCGCACAGGGAGGTGACGAGCGCGCGAGTCGCCGGCTGATCGAGCGGTACAAGGGTTTCGTCAGGTGCAAGGCGCGCTCCTACTTCCTCGCCGGGGGTGACAAGGACGACGTCATCCAGGAGGGGATGATCGGCCTGTTCAAGGCGATCCGCGACTACGACCACGCCCGTCAGTCGAGCTTCCGCTCCTTCGCCGAGTTGTGCGTGACCCGTCAGCTCATCACCGCCATCAAGACGGCCACGCGGCAGAAGCACACCCCCTTGAACGGATACGTCTCGCTGTCCCGCTCCACGTCGATGGAGGAGGAGGGTGAGCGGCTGCTGTCCGACATCCTCGCCGCCAAGGAGGTCTGCGACCCCGCCGAGATCGTCATCTCGGCCTGGGAGCGCGCCTACATCCGGCAGGGTTTCGCCGAAGCGCTGTCGCCCTT carries:
- the sigH gene encoding RNA polymerase sporulation sigma factor SigH; the protein is MPAQTGMLRSKNVSRDVEMALVLAAQGGDERASRRLIERYKGFVRCKARSYFLAGGDKDDVIQEGMIGLFKAIRDYDHARQSSFRSFAELCVTRQLITAIKTATRQKHTPLNGYVSLSRSTSMEEEGERLLSDILAAKEVCDPAEIVISAWERAYIRQGFAEALSPFESQVLRLYVEGRSYQEIAEHLGRHVKSVDNALQRIKRKVEVQIRRCQAC
- a CDS encoding NYN domain-containing protein yields the protein MSTMAALPWLIVDGYNVIGSRLPMHELEAEDLDAARERLVARVAAFAHGRYRAVVVFDAAGNPRSDGTPRHVVGVAVIFTRAGHQADEVIEGLARRARERGEAVTVATSDADTQWTVLGEGALRMSARELEQAMDERAGSGAGEARLGSARAAIGERVDAETRRRLAMWARGRA
- the rlmB gene encoding 23S rRNA (guanosine(2251)-2'-O)-methyltransferase RlmB produces the protein MEGRNPVLEALRSSLPVSRVTFAAGLRPDRTLDEIERLAAEAGAVVTRSPREALDRRSERGGHQGVIAEVAPYVYAELDPVLTSAEGSATSLLVALDHVLDPGNLGAVARSAEVAGAGALIVPRRRSAPVTAAAHKAAAGALAYLPVVRVTNLARALKEVKRHGYWVAGASQDAERTVWESPMEGRLCIVLGGEGTGLSRLVEETCDFTVRLPVAGRVDSLNVAQAATALAFEWVRRTAQGS